One window of the Eschrichtius robustus isolate mEscRob2 chromosome X, mEscRob2.pri, whole genome shotgun sequence genome contains the following:
- the AIFM1 gene encoding apoptosis-inducing factor 1, mitochondrial isoform X1 yields MYRCGGLVAGALKQKLAPLVRTVCVRGPRQRNRLPGNNLFQRWHVPLELQMTRQMTSSGASGGKIDNSVLVLIVGLSTIGAGAYAYKTIKDDQKRYNERISGLGLTPEEKQKRATSSAPEGEPVPEVRVPSHIPFLLIGGGTAAFAAARSIRARDPGARVLIVSEDPELPYMRPPLSKELWFSDDPNVTKTLRFKQWNGKERSIYFQPPSFYVSAQELPHIENGGVAVLTGKKVVQLDVRGNVAKLNDGSQITYEKCLIATGGTPRSLSAIDKAGAEVKSRTTLFRKIGDFRTLEKISREVKSITIIGGGFLGSELACALGRKAQASGTEVIQLFPEKGNMGKILPEYLSNWTMEKVRQEGVKVLPSAIVQSVGVSGGRLLIKLKDGRKVETDHIVAAVGLEPNVELAKTGGLEIDSDFGGFRVNAELQARSNIWVAGDAACFYDIKLGRRRVEHHDHAVVSGRLAGENMTGAAKPYWHQSMFWSDLGPDVGYEAIGLVDSSLPTVGVFAKATAQDNPKSATEQSGTGIRSESETESEASEITLPPSNPVVPQAPARGEDYGKGIIFYLRDKVVVGIVLWNIFNRMPIARKIIKDGEEHEDLNEVAKLFNIHED; encoded by the exons GCAACAACTTGTTCCAGCGATGGCATGTTCCTCTAGAACTCCAGATGACAAGACAAATGACTAGCTCTGGTGCATCAGGGGGCAAAATCGATAATTCTGTATTAGTCCTTATTGTGGGCTTATCAACAATAGGAGCTGGTGCATAT GCCTACAAGACAATAAAAGATGACCAAAAAAGATACAATGAAAGAATTTCAGGGTTAGGGCTGACaccagaagagaaacagaaaagggcCACATCATCTG CTCCAGAAGGAGAGCCAGTTCCTGAAGTCAGGGTACCAAGTCACATTCCATTCCTGCTCATCGGTGGAGGCActgctgcttttgctgcagccaGATCCATCCGGGCTCGGGATCCTGGGGCCAGG GTACTAATCGTATCTGAAGATCCTGAGCTGCCATACATGAGACCTCCTCTTTCAAAAGAACTGTGGTTTTCAGATGATCCAAATGTCACAAAGACACTGCGATTCAAACAATGGAATGGGAAAGAGAGGAG cATATATTTCCAGCCACCTTCTTTCTATGTCTCTGCTCAGGAGCTGCCTCACATTGAGAATGGTGGTGTGGCCGTCCTCACTGGGAAGAAG GTAGTACAGCTGGATGTGAGAGGCAATGTGGCGAAACTTAATGATGGCTCTCAAATAACCTATGAAAAGTGCTTGATTGCAACAG GAGGCACTCCAAGAAGTCTGTCTGCCATTGATAAGGCTGGAGCAGAGGTGAAGAGTAGAACAACACTTTTCAGAAAG ATTGGAGACTTTAGAACCTTAGAGAAGATTTCCCGGGAAGTCAAGTCGATTACAATTATCGgtgggggcttccttggtagcGAACTGGCCTGTGCTCTTGGCAGAAAGG CTCAAGCCTCGGGCACAGAAGTGATTCAGCTCTTCCCTGAGAAAGGAAATATGGGAAAGATCCTCCCCGAATACCTCAGCAACTGGACCATGGAAAAAGTCAGGCAAG AGGGGGTTAAGGTGCTGCCCAGTGCTATTGTGCAATCAGTTGGAGTCAGCGGTGGCAGGTTACTCATCAAGCTGAAAGATGGCCGGAAG GTAGAAACTGACCACATAGTGGCAGCCGTGGGCCTGGAGCCCAATGTTGAGTTGGCCAAGACTGGCGGACTGGAGATAGACTCTGATTTTGGTGGCTTCCGGGTAAATGCAGAGCTCCAGGCCCGCTCTAACATCTGGGTG GCAGGAGATGCTGCATGTTTCTACGATATAAAGTTGGGTAGGAGGCGGGTGGAGCACCATGATCACGCTGTTGTGAGCGGAAGATTGGCTGGAGAAAATATGACTGGAGCTGCTAAGCCGTACTGGCATCAGTCAATGTTCTG gAGTGACTTGGGCCCCGATGTTGGCTATGAAGCTATTGGTCTCGTGGACAGTAGTTTGCCCACAGTCGGCGTTTTTGCAAAAGCAACCGCACAAGACAACCCCAAATCTGCCACAGAGCAGTCAG GGACTGGTATCCGATCAGAGAGTGAGACAGAGTCTGAGGCCTCAGAAATCACTCTTCCTCCCAGCAACCCTGTAGTCCCCCAGGCCCCCGCCCGAGGGGAGGACTACGGCAAAGGCATCATCTTCTACCTCAGGGACAAAGTGGTGGTGGGAATCGTGCTGTGGAACATCTTCAACCGAATGCCAATAGCAAGGAAG ATCATTAAGGACGGTGAGGAACATGAAGATCTCAACGAAGTAGCGAAGCTTTTCAACATTCATGAAGACTGA
- the AIFM1 gene encoding apoptosis-inducing factor 1, mitochondrial isoform X2, with translation MTRQMTSSGASGGKIDNSVLVLIVGLSTIGAGAYAYKTIKDDQKRYNERISGLGLTPEEKQKRATSSAPEGEPVPEVRVPSHIPFLLIGGGTAAFAAARSIRARDPGARVLIVSEDPELPYMRPPLSKELWFSDDPNVTKTLRFKQWNGKERSIYFQPPSFYVSAQELPHIENGGVAVLTGKKVVQLDVRGNVAKLNDGSQITYEKCLIATGGTPRSLSAIDKAGAEVKSRTTLFRKIGDFRTLEKISREVKSITIIGGGFLGSELACALGRKAQASGTEVIQLFPEKGNMGKILPEYLSNWTMEKVRQEGVKVLPSAIVQSVGVSGGRLLIKLKDGRKVETDHIVAAVGLEPNVELAKTGGLEIDSDFGGFRVNAELQARSNIWVAGDAACFYDIKLGRRRVEHHDHAVVSGRLAGENMTGAAKPYWHQSMFWSDLGPDVGYEAIGLVDSSLPTVGVFAKATAQDNPKSATEQSGTGIRSESETESEASEITLPPSNPVVPQAPARGEDYGKGIIFYLRDKVVVGIVLWNIFNRMPIARKIIKDGEEHEDLNEVAKLFNIHED, from the exons ATGACAAGACAAATGACTAGCTCTGGTGCATCAGGGGGCAAAATCGATAATTCTGTATTAGTCCTTATTGTGGGCTTATCAACAATAGGAGCTGGTGCATAT GCCTACAAGACAATAAAAGATGACCAAAAAAGATACAATGAAAGAATTTCAGGGTTAGGGCTGACaccagaagagaaacagaaaagggcCACATCATCTG CTCCAGAAGGAGAGCCAGTTCCTGAAGTCAGGGTACCAAGTCACATTCCATTCCTGCTCATCGGTGGAGGCActgctgcttttgctgcagccaGATCCATCCGGGCTCGGGATCCTGGGGCCAGG GTACTAATCGTATCTGAAGATCCTGAGCTGCCATACATGAGACCTCCTCTTTCAAAAGAACTGTGGTTTTCAGATGATCCAAATGTCACAAAGACACTGCGATTCAAACAATGGAATGGGAAAGAGAGGAG cATATATTTCCAGCCACCTTCTTTCTATGTCTCTGCTCAGGAGCTGCCTCACATTGAGAATGGTGGTGTGGCCGTCCTCACTGGGAAGAAG GTAGTACAGCTGGATGTGAGAGGCAATGTGGCGAAACTTAATGATGGCTCTCAAATAACCTATGAAAAGTGCTTGATTGCAACAG GAGGCACTCCAAGAAGTCTGTCTGCCATTGATAAGGCTGGAGCAGAGGTGAAGAGTAGAACAACACTTTTCAGAAAG ATTGGAGACTTTAGAACCTTAGAGAAGATTTCCCGGGAAGTCAAGTCGATTACAATTATCGgtgggggcttccttggtagcGAACTGGCCTGTGCTCTTGGCAGAAAGG CTCAAGCCTCGGGCACAGAAGTGATTCAGCTCTTCCCTGAGAAAGGAAATATGGGAAAGATCCTCCCCGAATACCTCAGCAACTGGACCATGGAAAAAGTCAGGCAAG AGGGGGTTAAGGTGCTGCCCAGTGCTATTGTGCAATCAGTTGGAGTCAGCGGTGGCAGGTTACTCATCAAGCTGAAAGATGGCCGGAAG GTAGAAACTGACCACATAGTGGCAGCCGTGGGCCTGGAGCCCAATGTTGAGTTGGCCAAGACTGGCGGACTGGAGATAGACTCTGATTTTGGTGGCTTCCGGGTAAATGCAGAGCTCCAGGCCCGCTCTAACATCTGGGTG GCAGGAGATGCTGCATGTTTCTACGATATAAAGTTGGGTAGGAGGCGGGTGGAGCACCATGATCACGCTGTTGTGAGCGGAAGATTGGCTGGAGAAAATATGACTGGAGCTGCTAAGCCGTACTGGCATCAGTCAATGTTCTG gAGTGACTTGGGCCCCGATGTTGGCTATGAAGCTATTGGTCTCGTGGACAGTAGTTTGCCCACAGTCGGCGTTTTTGCAAAAGCAACCGCACAAGACAACCCCAAATCTGCCACAGAGCAGTCAG GGACTGGTATCCGATCAGAGAGTGAGACAGAGTCTGAGGCCTCAGAAATCACTCTTCCTCCCAGCAACCCTGTAGTCCCCCAGGCCCCCGCCCGAGGGGAGGACTACGGCAAAGGCATCATCTTCTACCTCAGGGACAAAGTGGTGGTGGGAATCGTGCTGTGGAACATCTTCAACCGAATGCCAATAGCAAGGAAG ATCATTAAGGACGGTGAGGAACATGAAGATCTCAACGAAGTAGCGAAGCTTTTCAACATTCATGAAGACTGA